The genomic window TCGCGGCCCACGTGCAGAGGTCGCTGAGCCGGCCCGGGCCCACGCGGCGGTCGTTGTCGCGGGCCCGCAGGTAGAGGGCGGCGCCCGCGATCAGCGGGAGCATGAGCGCCTGGGCGATGCCCCCCGCCTTGATCAGCGCCTGGGGCTCGCGGAAGGCGTAGTAGAGGCCGAGGGCCAGCGCGGGGTAGATCACGCAGAAGACCTTCACCATGCGGTCCCGCTGAGCGGGGCCGGCCGGCCGGTAGAACCCGGCCAGGGAGAGGAAGTCCACCGTCAGCCGGCTGTTCGCCGCCGTGGCGACGTAGAGCGTCTTGAAGAGGACGGCCCAGGCGCCCAGGAGGAAGCCCACGCGGGTCAGCGGGCGGAGCACCTCCAGCGGGGTGCCCTCCAGGGGCTGGAGGTACATCCGCGAGAGCGTCGGGATCATGTCCGCGCCCTTCGGGTCGAGGCCCTGCGGGTTCAGCACCGCCGCGCCCAGCAGGTAGAACGCGACGGTCGCCACCGTGAACACGAGCATGCTGAACCAGGCGTCGAGCTGCATCACGCGGATCCAGCCGCGGGCGCGGGCGGCCCAGGCGTCGCCGGCGTCGCGGGGGCCGGTGCTCCGCGCGTAGCCCTTCTCGATGCACCAGTAGGGGTAGGCGACCAGCTCCGACGCCCCGACCCCCGTGATCCCGAACGCGGAGAACGCCAGCCCGATCGCCGCGGCCGGGAACGAGAACGTGAACCCCCGGCCCAGGTCCGCGGCCGTGATCCGGAAGCTCGTCCACTGGAGGATCGCCACGCTGGCGACCGTGAAGAGCGTCACGGCCGCGACGAGGATCGTCGTGATCAGCTCCAGCCGGCGGTAGCCGCCCGACAGCAGCAGGACGATCGCCGCGACGGTGGTCAGCCCCGCCCAGATGTATTCCTGCCGCGTCGCCAGGAACGCCCCCCAGCCCGGGACGAGCGACCCGGCCGCGCCCGCCATCGCCTCGGAGGCGCGGGGGAAGGCCATGTGGGCGGCCTGGCCGACGGTCCCCTCCATCGCGGCGATCTGGGCCTGGGTGGTCAGCATCATGATCAGCCAGCACCAGCAGATCCACGACGCGCCGGCGCGCGGGCCGGGGAGCGTGTCGAAGGCCGCCAGCGTCGTCTTGCCGTGGGCGATCGCGTACCGGCCGAGCTCCACCTGCACGAAGACCTTGATGACGCAGCTCAGGAGGATCAGCCAGAGCAGCGTGAATCCCGCCTTCGCCCCCAGGCCGGTCGTGTTGATCAGCTCGCCGGTGCCGACGATCGACGCGGCGAGGATCAGCCCGGGCCCGACCTGGCGGATCGCGGACGCGAGCGAGTGCGGCGGCTCCCGGATGGCATCGGCGGGGAGCGCATAGAGGTCCTGCGGTTGAGGGGTCGCGTCG from Aquisphaera giovannonii includes these protein-coding regions:
- a CDS encoding Nramp family divalent metal transporter produces the protein MTDATPQPQDLYALPADAIREPPHSLASAIRQVGPGLILAASIVGTGELINTTGLGAKAGFTLLWLILLSCVIKVFVQVELGRYAIAHGKTTLAAFDTLPGPRAGASWICWCWLIMMLTTQAQIAAMEGTVGQAAHMAFPRASEAMAGAAGSLVPGWGAFLATRQEYIWAGLTTVAAIVLLLSGGYRRLELITTILVAAVTLFTVASVAILQWTSFRITAADLGRGFTFSFPAAAIGLAFSAFGITGVGASELVAYPYWCIEKGYARSTGPRDAGDAWAARARGWIRVMQLDAWFSMLVFTVATVAFYLLGAAVLNPQGLDPKGADMIPTLSRMYLQPLEGTPLEVLRPLTRVGFLLGAWAVLFKTLYVATAANSRLTVDFLSLAGFYRPAGPAQRDRMVKVFCVIYPALALGLYYAFREPQALIKAGGIAQALMLPLIAGAALYLRARDNDRRVGPGRLSDLCTWAATVAITAVAMYSLYGLLGELWAWRSGS